The following proteins are encoded in a genomic region of Garra rufa unplaced genomic scaffold, GarRuf1.0 hap1_unplaced_002, whole genome shotgun sequence:
- the LOC141305415 gene encoding uncharacterized protein, giving the protein MAFIKEKSENMKIEASLKHEDTEEQIKMVFIKEESEDMKIEVSLKHEDTEEQTRMAFIKEESEDMKIEEVFGVKQEDAEEQTDLMALKEESEVLNEMEEKNHDFINGEKSFSRSQTETTSSRKKTRKTGRSYFTCQQCGKSFNQRDSIKRHMRVHTGEKPYTCQQCGKSFTQPGHLGVHMRIHTGEKPYVCEQCGKSFTESGKLGVHMRVHTGEKPYFCVQCGKSFTLKGSLTRHMKIHEQPYVCDQCGKSFDQHENLEVHKRAHKLSPYTCSECGKSFSQKRCFEEHRRIHSGEQPYTCSHCGKRFIYKINLQDHIRIHTGEKPFTCQQCGKSFTQSGKLGVHMRVHTGEKPYTCQQCGRSFSQKGSLNSHLRVHSGEKSATCDHSLAKTNNVFFVVTMV; this is encoded by the exons atggcatttattaaagagaagAGTGAAAACATGAAGATTGAAGCctcattgaaacatgaagatactgaggaacaaataaagatggtgtttattaaagaggagagtgaagacatgaagattgaagtctcattgaaacatgaagatactgaggaacaaacacggatggcgtttattaaagaggagagtgaagacatgaagattgaagaagtatttggagtcaaacaagaagatgctgaggaacaaacag ATCTGATGGccctgaaagaggagagtgaagtactgaatgaaatggaagagaaaaatCATGATTTCAttaatggagaaaaatcttttagtcgttcacagactgaaacgacttcctcaagaaaaaagactagaaagacaggaagaagttatttcacctgccaacagtgtggaaaatctTTCAATCAAAGAGATAgtattaaaagacacatgagagttcacacaggagagaaaccttacacctgccaacagtgtggaaagagtttcactcaacctggacaccttggagtccacatgagaattcacaccggagagaagccgtatgtctgtgaacagtgtggaaagagttttactgaaTCTGGTAAGCTtggagtccacatgagagttcacactggagagaaaccttatttctgcgtacagtgtggaaagagttttactctaaaaggaagccttaccagacacatgaaaattcacGAACAGCCTTAtgtgtgtgatcagtgtggaaagagttttgatcaacatgaaaaccttgaagtccataaGAGAGCTCATAAATTGAGTCcttacacatgctctgagtgtggaaagagttttagtcaaaaaaggtgcTTTGAAGAACACAGGAGAATCCACTCcggagagcaaccctacacatgctctcactgcggaaagaggtttatttataaaataaacctTCAAGACCACATtcgaattcacacaggagaaaagcctttcacctgccagcaatgtggaaagagttttactcaatCTGGAAAGCTtggagtccacatgagagttcacactggagagaaaccttacacctgccagcaatgtggaagaagtttcagccaaaaaggaagccttaacagccACCTGAGAGTTCACTCTGGGGAAAAGTCAGCTACATGTGATCACTCCCTTGCAAAAACTAACAATGTTTTTTTCGttgtaaccatggtttaa